In Mycobacterium sp. Aquia_213, the sequence GTGTGCGAACAGGGGCGACGGCCCGACCGGTCACACCTGCGAATCTCGCAGTATTAGTTGACGCATCAATTACCCTAACTGGTGGTTACGTGATGCGTCAACAAAATGTCTCCATCGGACTCGTTCCGCGGTGATGCAGATCGTGACGCCTCGACAACGACCGGACGCCGTCGCAGATGCCGCGCGGTTGCCAACACGGAGCCGTCGCCCGTCGGCGGCTGACGTTTAACGGTTGACGGTTGAACTATCCTTCAGACGCAGGAGGTCCGGATGGCAGCTGGGCGATCGGAAACCATCGGGTCGTGGCGGTGACGCGGCGCGAGCGTGAGCATCGTCAACCCGAATCGGTGTGGCTCGACGACGATCAGCAGCGTGCGTGGCGTCAGCTCCTTTCGATGATTATGGAGCTTCCGGCGGCCCTGGAAAGCGATCTGCAGCGCACCACGGGACTGACGACGTTCGAGTACCTCGTGCTGGCGAATCTCTCGGAAGCCGACGAGAGGACGCTGCGGATGTCGGAGCTCGCCTCCAGTGCCAACTCCTCGTTGTCGCGGTTGTCGCACGTGGTCCGCCGCCTCGCAGAAAACCGGCTGGTGGTGAAGCGCGTCTGTGCCGAGGACGGCAGGGTGAGCGTGGTCGAGCTCACGAAGGCGGGGTTGAGGCGGGTCGCCGCCGCGGCCCCCTTGCACGTCGCGAAGGTGCGCGAACTGGTGGTGGACCCGTTGACGAAGGCCGACCTGATCAGGCTCGGCAAAGCGGCCCAGGCCATCACCGACCGGATCGCCGAGTCGGGTTAGCCCACCGGCTCCGCCCGTCGACGCGGTGTGCAACTCGCACAACGTGGCGAGGTACGCCGCGAG encodes:
- a CDS encoding MarR family winged helix-turn-helix transcriptional regulator, producing the protein MAVTRREREHRQPESVWLDDDQQRAWRQLLSMIMELPAALESDLQRTTGLTTFEYLVLANLSEADERTLRMSELASSANSSLSRLSHVVRRLAENRLVVKRVCAEDGRVSVVELTKAGLRRVAAAAPLHVAKVRELVVDPLTKADLIRLGKAAQAITDRIAESG